One region of Etheostoma cragini isolate CJK2018 chromosome 16, CSU_Ecrag_1.0, whole genome shotgun sequence genomic DNA includes:
- the LOC117959427 gene encoding Golgi phosphoprotein 3-like, with translation MASTVTQRTSGLVQRRTEAIRSAAVDRESDGEEDEARREEEEDDDKGDSKETRLTLMEEVLLLGLKDREGYTSFWNDCISSGLRGCMLVELALRGRLQLEACGVRRKSLLSRKVICKSDAPTGDVLLDEALKHIKETQPPETVQSWIELLSGETWNPLKLHYQLRNVRERLAKNLVEKGVLTTEKQNFLLFDMTTHPLTNNTIKQRLVKKVQESVLEKWVNDPHRMDKRVLALILLAHSSDVLENAFAPLQDDQYDLAMKRVHTLLELEPEKESTKPNVNELMWAVVAAFTK, from the exons ATGGCCTCGACTGTCACGCAGAGAACCTCGGGCCTCGTCCAGCGGAGGACCGAGGCCATTCGCAGCGCCGCCGTCGACAGGGAGTCCGACGGAGAGGAGGACGAGGCGCGCcgcgaggaagaggaggacgacGACAAGGGGGACTCGAAGGAAACAAGGCTCACACTGATGGAGGAGGTGTTGCTATTGGGCCTCAAGGATCGAGAG GGCTACACGTCTTTCTGGAACGACTGCATTTCCTCCGGCCTTCGCGGGTGTATGCTGGTCGAGCTGGCCCTCAGAGGGAGGTTACAGCTGGAGGCCTGCGGTGTGAGGAGGAAAAGCCTGCTCTCGAGGAAG GTGATCTGCAAGTCAGATGCCCCAACAGGAGATGTGCTACTGGACGAGGCCTTGAAGCACATCAAAGAAACCCAGCCTCCAGAGACTGTCCAGAGCTGGATAGAGCTGCTGAGTG GAGAAACCTGGAATCCCCTGAAGCTGCACTACCAGCTGAGAAACGTTAGAGAACGTCTGGCAAAAAACCTGGTAGAGAAAGGTGTCCTCACCACAGAGAAACAGAACTTCTTGCTTTTTGACATGACCACACATCCGCTCACTAACAACACCATAAAACAG CGCCTCGTTAAGAAGGTCCAGGAGTCCGTTTTGGAGAAGTGGGTCAACGATCCCCACCGCATGGACAAGCGTGTACTGGCCCTGATCCTTCTGGCCCACTCATCCGACGTTCTTGAGAATGCCTTTGCCCCACTTCAAGACGACCAGTACGACCTAGCCATGAAGAGAGTCCACActctgctggagctggagcCGGAGAAAGAGAGCACAAAGCCCAACGTCAACGAACTTATGTGGGCTGTTGTGGCTGCATTTACTAAATGA
- the pstpip2 gene encoding proline-serine-threonine phosphatase-interacting protein 2 produces the protein MKNLHFKDFFWNSDLTSTGGYDTLIQYLNDGKRTCKEVEDFMKARASIEEKYAKDLLGLSKKVCGHNEMNSLKRSLDFFKLQTEHVSLSHLQMAQSMREEAKKLEEFKEKQKEARKKIEQQMDALHKQKSSVFKKTMDSKKTYEQKCRDKEEADQNVNRNTNTNNTKHMEKLYSKAQQAKQNSEEADRLYHQNVITVGKVRDEWLKEHVKACEMFEKQAMERINFLRNTVWTHLNQLSQQCVTSDELYEEVRKSLEQCDVQEDIEHFVNLRQTGEKPPSPVTYENFYSGQRSPSVAPPSRLPPPITRRGPLPDPNDNDSIYSTVQDAGYSVIQY, from the exons ATGAAAAATCTCCATTTCAAGGATTTCTTCTGG AACTCTGACCTGACCAGCACTGGTGGCTACGATACTCTCATCCAGTATCTCAATGATGGCAAGAGGACATGCAAGGAGGTGGAGGACTTCATGAAGGCCAG ggcATCAATTGAAGAAAAGTACGCGAAAGATCTTCTTGGTTTGTCCAAGAAAGTGTGTGGACACAATGAGATGAA CTCATTAAAACGATCCCTGGACTTTTTCAAATTAC AGACTGAACATGTGAGTCTATCACACTTACAAATGGCACAGAGCATGAGGGAGGAGGCCAAGAAACTGGAAgaattcaaagaaaaacaaaaagaagcgAGGAAAAAG ATAGAACAACAGATGGATGCTCTCCACAAACAGAAGTCCTCGGTGTTCAAGAAGACAATGgat TCAAAGAAAACATATGAGCAGAAGTGCCGAGATAAAGAAGAAGCAGATCAGAACGTGAACCgaaacaccaacaccaacaacaccaagcACATGGAGAAG CTCTATTCTAAGGCACAGCAAGCAAAACAGAATTCAGAAGAAGCAG ACAGGTTATACCATCAGAATGTGATCACAGTGGGAAAGGTCAGAGATGAATGGTTGAAGGAACATGTCAAAGCCTGTGAG ATGTTTGAGAAACAGGCAATGGAGCGAATTAACTTTCTGAGAAACACAGTCTGGACTCACCTCAACCAGCTTTCCCAGCAGTGTGTGACCAGTGATGAG ctgTATGAGGAAGTGAGGAAGTCACTGGAACAGTGTGATGTCCAGGAAGATATTGAACACTTTGTAAACCTCAGGCAGACCGGTGAAAAACCCCcaa GTCCAGTTACGTATGAGAACTTCTACAGTGGTCAAAGGTCTCCGTCCGTAGCTCCACCTTCTAGACTGCCTCCACCAATCACCAG GAGGGGCCCATTACCTGATCCAAATGACA ATGATTCAATCTACTCAACGGTGCAGGACGCAGGGTACAGTGTTATCCAATACTAA